Proteins from a genomic interval of Panthera uncia isolate 11264 chromosome C1 unlocalized genomic scaffold, Puncia_PCG_1.0 HiC_scaffold_4, whole genome shotgun sequence:
- the VWA1 gene encoding von Willebrand factor A domain-containing protein 1 isoform X2, protein MLPWTALSLALSLRLALARSGAERGAEGPGRYRLHRQYRSWQPPGAVSCCLGPRRGSPALCGRGRPAHHCPGAEGVHS, encoded by the exons ATGCTGCCCTGGACGGCGCTCAGCCTGGCCCTGAGCCTGCGGCTGGCGCTGGCGCGGAGCGGCGCCGAACGTG GAGCTGAAGGACCTGGGCGTTACCGTCTTCATCGTCAGTACCGGTCGTGGCAACCTCCTGGAGCTGTCAGCTGCTGCCTCGGCCCCCGCAGAGGATCACCTGCACTTTGTGGACGTGGACGACCTGCACATCATTGCCCAGGAGCTGAGGGGGTCCATTCTTG